GAAGTTCTATTCTGTTGTTTTGGTGTTGCTTGTATTTGTTTTGAACGGATGCTGCGTTGTTACGCGTCCTCCTTCTGCGGCAGCTTTTATGAATTCGAATGCGAAGGATCTTAGTGGAGATGTTATTGGCCTTGCGTATTATTCTGGTGATTTGGTCCATGAAGTAATTCACGATAAAAACTTATCGGGTAATAATGATGAAAGAGATTCCTATGAGTGGCCTGCTGATTTTACATATACTCATTTTTTCAATTACAAAAATTTTTCAGCGAGTCTTGGCCTACAGACTGTAGTGCCTTTTTTACAACTTGGTTTTGTTTCTAAATATGTTGGCGTATTGGGGTGGATGGCTGGTCTTGGTGGAATTATGGCCATCGAACAGTTGCCTTTGAACGAAAATTGGAAAATCGGTATTGCAGAACATTTTTCTAGGAATGGTTTTGAATCAAGGCTGAAAGAAAACGACTGTGGAGGAGGATTTGGTCCTACGGGAGCTTGTATTGGGAGTCCTGATCCTATCTATTATACGGAAGTTGGTGTAGGAGCTTATCTCTCGTATAAAAGTTTTGCGATTGAATTCCGTTATGGTCGTGATATCAGTGAAAGTAGAAATCGGTTTATTTTTTATTTGAATTGGATGTTTTCTGTTTCTAAAAAAGAAAAACAAGAAGAATGGATTTGGAGATAGATTGGCTGATTAGATTTATAGGATTGTTATGTTGTATAGATGTTTTATATTAGCTGTCGTTATGTTTGTTTTGCTTTTTGCGGGGTGTTCTAGCCATCCACCTTCTGCTGCGCAATTTATGAATGTGAAGATGAAAGAGGGTGAATTTAATAATTCTTTTATTGTTGGTGGATCAGCTCGTGCTGGTAATATTTATAAAGAACATGTAGATGGAGAAACTATACATTGGGATAGTTATACTTGTGCGGAATCTTATGGAAATTTCGATTTATCTCTTTTATTTAGATATAATCATTTCATCCTAGGGTTCTCTATGGAAAACCTCTCATATAGAGGCGTTGTGGGATTTGTTAGTCAGTATATCGGATTGCAAGGTTGGGTTGGGGGGGTGGATTCCTTTTTCCCTGATGATAATCCATTTTTGGGAGGCTTGATGTTGATTGAAGAATATCCTATACATGAAAATTTGAAAATAGGTCTAAGTGAACATATTTCAAGAAATGCGTATCATATACATTATGATTTAAAAGATATCTCATCGATTTTATACAATGAATTTGGTATAGGAACATATTTGACTTACAAGAATTTTTCTTTTGAATTCCGTTATGGTCGTGAAATTGGTGAACCGCGAAATCGCTTTTATTTTATGACGCACTATGCATTTTTTAATTAATTTGAACTATAATTTAGACGTATGATTATCGATAAGGAAGAGGCTAAGCAGCGTGCGGCAGGACTCGACTTGTTTCGGGTGGTGGCTGCCGTGATGGTGCTGCTGTTCCATTGCCATATCCATCACGAAAACAGTTTCGGACCGTTGACGGGTTTTGTCTCGATGGGTGCCGTGTTTATGACGGCGTTCTTTATGCTCTCGGGCTATGTGCTGTTCTTGACGTATAAGGATAAGTCGCTTGTGCAGGCTCCGGCACTCAAGAAATTTTACCTGAAACGCATTTTCGGGATTTTTCCATTGTACTTGGTTGTGGCTGTATTGTATGTCGTGACGCTGGGGCAAGAATCATCGTTCCAGAATCTGGTGCTGTTGCCGATTGAAGTGCTTGGGCTGCAAAGTGTTTTTTCGACGCTGTTCCCGGTGAGTCACAATGACGGAACTTGGTTTATTTCTTGCTTGCTGTTTGCGTATTTGGCGTTCCCGCTGATGCAAGAAATTGTAAAGCAGATGACTACTCGTACGAAGTGGATTGCTCTTGCTGTTTGTATTGCGGTTTTGTTTTGGTCGCCGCTTGTGGTGCATACGTTCAAGACGGATTCTATTTATTCCAATCCGTTTTTCCGAGGTCTTGAATTTTTCATCGGTGTGCTGTTGTGCTCATTGCCGATTCGTGCTGGAATCGCGAAAAGTCTTGCGACTTGGAAAGCTTTGATTGTTGAAGTTTTGCTTTTGGTTGCAGGGGTATCGATTGCGGTGCGGCTGAATATTTTCGTGGGCAATTACATGCTTTACGACTGGATTGTAATTCCGCTGTTTGCCTGCATGATTTTAACTCTGGCTGGACTGAAATCGCCGAGATTGCTGGGGTCTGCGTTTTTGCGTTATGCGAGTGCGGCGAGTTATGCGTTTTTCTTGGCTCAAGTGTTCAATACACAAATTGAAAATTGGCTGTTTGCTGCGTGCGGTATCCAGAACAATGTGCTGCAAATTGCTGTATCGGTTGTGCTGTGTGCGTTTATTGCTGTTATGTTGCACGAATTTGTAGAAAAGCCGTGTGCGAGAGTGTTGAAAAAGAAATTATAAATGCGACTTGTTGGAGAACTTTGTCCTTGAAATTTGTATTATTTATGGTAAACGATTTGGAAGGAGTTTTTTATGAAATTTTTGAATCTTGTTAGTTTATTTTTTAGCTCTGTGGTGATACTTGCCTGTAGTGGTGGCGACGAGTCTAATCCGGTGGCAGATAATTCAAGGGAAAATTTTGTGGGGGTTAAGTACCCGCTAGTTCTGGATGAGGCGAATCGGAAGTTTTCAACTTATGAAGTGAGCCGTCATGATGTTTGCAAAGTTGATGATGACAAATACGAATTCGTGACGATGGTGGATACACAACATATTGAAAGGGATTATGATTTTAGAGGCGATACGCTTGTTATTTTCTATAGCGATGAAGATGTTAGAACGTATGGTCAAATATTTGTTGGTGGTAAAAATGGACAGATTAAGAATAAGTGGAAAATGATAAACTGCGAGTATGTTCAAGAAAGCAATTCGCTTGATTGCAGTGATGCAAAAAAATTAAGCAGCAGACAAAAAAATACAATTACATATTTTGAATTTACGCAGGATACTGTTTTTGCGTCAGTGACCGATTTGAGCGGTAAAGTAATAGACATGTATGCTCCGACAGAAAATGAATATGACGATTATACAAGGTCTTATTATATGGAAATGATTTTTAATATAATTGTTAAGACGAATGAAAATGTGGGGTTGGCTGGATTTGATGCACCGTGGACGGTTTTTGATGAAGACGGAAGTTTTGAATGGTATGTGCAAAATAATAACGTTGTTATTAATAGTAGAGATAAAAAGCATATTTCATTTGTGATAGATGGGCAGAATTTTGAGGTCGAGTTTACCAAGGCGAAGGACTTGCAGTATAATCGAGGAAGTTATACTGAGGTTGGTGCAATTTTGAAATCTGACAATGGAGTTTGTGTTTTGGATTATATGTCTGATCCAAAAATGACTCCGGAAATTTGTAAAGCAGAAAATGCTAAACTGATGGATTTTGCTACCACCTATAATAGCAAGGACTCGCTTTTGTATTATGGTGCGGATAGCTACCATATTGGTAATGCCGGTGAATTTAGGGACTGTATCGTTAATTTGGTGAAGAGTAAAAATGCCAAGTTCTGAAAAATTTCGTGATTATGTTTTGTCGCAGTTCAAGGGTGAACTGTTTGATGGTGGATTCCGCGTGACGACCCGTAAGATGATGGGCGAGTATATCCTTTATGCCGACGGAAAAGTTTTCGGCGGGATTTACGATGACCGCTTGCTGATAAAACCTGTGCCTGCGGCACTTGCGATGCTCCCGAATGCGAAAAAGCAATTGCCCTACGATGGCGCAAAACCGATGTTGCG
This DNA window, taken from Fibrobacter succinogenes, encodes the following:
- a CDS encoding acyltransferase yields the protein MIIDKEEAKQRAAGLDLFRVVAAVMVLLFHCHIHHENSFGPLTGFVSMGAVFMTAFFMLSGYVLFLTYKDKSLVQAPALKKFYLKRIFGIFPLYLVVAVLYVVTLGQESSFQNLVLLPIEVLGLQSVFSTLFPVSHNDGTWFISCLLFAYLAFPLMQEIVKQMTTRTKWIALAVCIAVLFWSPLVVHTFKTDSIYSNPFFRGLEFFIGVLLCSLPIRAGIAKSLATWKALIVEVLLLVAGVSIAVRLNIFVGNYMLYDWIVIPLFACMILTLAGLKSPRLLGSAFLRYASAASYAFFLAQVFNTQIENWLFAACGIQNNVLQIAVSVVLCAFIAVMLHEFVEKPCARVLKKKL
- a CDS encoding TfoX/Sxy family protein → MPSSEKFRDYVLSQFKGELFDGGFRVTTRKMMGEYILYADGKVFGGIYDDRLLIKPVPAALAMLPNAKKQLPYDGAKPMLRVTAEQIADSGLLVRLLDAMLPELPAVKKKK